The Pseudomonas azadiae genome includes a window with the following:
- a CDS encoding serine/threonine-protein kinase produces MNRAAGPPKLLAGRYQLERVLGTGGMGVVYRARDLLHEAFGEPDCRVALKLLGESLSDSTDAHVLLYSEFALTRSLQHDHVVRAFSFEVDTAQQAAFFTMEVLPGLTLDRMLAQCPQGLPWHELQPMALQLLDALDYIQRQGVVHGDVKPANIMVGEQGVRLFDFGLGHAEAQAGAGLPGLSRSRLNAWTPAYAAPELMAGGLPSASADLYGAACVLYELAEGRRLDERHSHLRLPRPRQLPRQCWSALRSALARDPQQRTVCAAELRERLADRHRRWFVG; encoded by the coding sequence ATGAACAGGGCGGCAGGCCCGCCGAAACTGCTTGCGGGACGCTATCAGCTGGAGCGAGTCCTCGGGACTGGGGGCATGGGCGTGGTGTATCGCGCCCGTGACCTGCTGCATGAGGCGTTCGGCGAGCCGGATTGCCGTGTAGCCCTGAAGCTGTTGGGGGAGAGCCTTTCCGATTCCACCGATGCGCATGTGTTGCTGTACAGCGAATTCGCGCTGACCCGCAGCCTGCAGCATGATCATGTGGTCCGCGCGTTTTCGTTCGAGGTCGACACGGCCCAGCAGGCGGCATTCTTCACCATGGAAGTGTTGCCTGGGCTGACCCTGGACCGCATGCTCGCGCAGTGTCCGCAGGGGCTGCCGTGGCATGAGCTGCAACCCATGGCCCTGCAATTGCTCGATGCACTGGACTACATCCAGCGCCAAGGTGTGGTGCATGGCGATGTGAAGCCGGCCAATATCATGGTGGGGGAGCAGGGGGTGCGCTTGTTCGATTTCGGCTTGGGCCATGCCGAGGCCCAGGCAGGGGCAGGATTGCCCGGCTTGAGCCGCAGTCGCCTGAACGCCTGGACCCCGGCGTACGCAGCGCCGGAGCTGATGGCCGGAGGGCTGCCCTCGGCCAGCGCCGATCTATATGGCGCGGCCTGTGTGCTGTATGAACTGGCCGAGGGACGACGGCTTGATGAGCGCCACAGCCATCTGCGCCTGCCCCGGCCCAGGCAGTTGCCCAGGCAGTGCTGGTCTGCATTGCGTTCGGCATTGGCGAGGGACCCGCAACAACGAACCGTCTGCGCCGCCGAGCTGCGGGAAAGGTTGGCTGACCGGCATCGTCGCTGGTTCGTCGGGTAA
- a CDS encoding DUF6388 family protein — MSTPGDNHQRALDRFLDTHPDVATELDTLNPLAAQAKGETLAQYRAERLHEAFEAEAERQGLFAWELTLKLTAESPGDFETQRLEVHKEVAQMAGMSWEEYCQLHNLDG, encoded by the coding sequence TTGTCAACACCCGGCGATAACCACCAGCGCGCGCTGGACAGATTCCTCGACACACACCCCGATGTGGCCACCGAACTTGACACCCTGAACCCGCTGGCCGCCCAGGCCAAGGGCGAAACCCTCGCGCAGTATCGCGCCGAACGGCTGCATGAAGCCTTTGAAGCGGAAGCCGAACGCCAGGGCCTGTTTGCCTGGGAACTGACCCTCAAACTGACCGCCGAGTCCCCCGGCGACTTTGAAACCCAACGCCTTGAGGTGCACAAGGAAGTGGCGCAGATGGCGGGCATGAGTTGGGAAGAGTACTGCCAACTGCACAACCTGGACGGCTGA
- a CDS encoding EAL domain-containing protein: MAQTLFKLFFTQRLAALASTESLRAIREGLLWILPCLLVSAGFLVVSECARVFGFDPQVVTFLAGLHNQISAVIPLLVAASIGYMLAIQHRLPQLPVAFLCLANVLLATFILREYPRASATFVLFIAIASPLLNVPAMAWLHRYRWTRLVNEDLVGHNLRGTINMVVPGFITALALVAALSLLLQVPYVAQLQGPQVLDALQSPYGSGLFVTLMNSLLWFFGIHGVYAMQPLFDVLDQAVVLNGAALAAGEPIKYLLNGGLLGSFAFIGGSGGALCLLLAILLVSKSQSMRLLAVASLPLSLFNVSEVLLFGLPIILNPRLFIPFLIVPALNATVALTVVQLGWVSPAVASVPFTAPVLLNAYLSTQGDLAAVALQVLLLGLGTLVYAPYVRAIHRQASEGGTVYLKSLDMTFRGLEEKGRLRELDPVLASHRTLARQASELSRIQQISDYEFYLEFQPQVSTRTGLCTGCEALMRARDANGTVHSPWEFLQWLAQARLMPDVDVWVASQAVRQYQKWRKLGFALPMTINVSSATLTDAAHGERLVEILAQAHGQVSVEITEEALVGDIQVTRRTIQKLQAIGAKVYIDDFGTGFSALSYLHQFPVDFIKIDRSFVVAQHDPKGAQVMTGMLRFCEALNLGVVVEGVETAEQLAFLNTGAELIIQGWYFSKALPGDQLEGFVRERAALAQS, encoded by the coding sequence ATGGCGCAAACGCTGTTCAAGCTTTTCTTTACCCAACGCCTGGCCGCCTTGGCCAGCACGGAGTCGCTGCGAGCGATCCGCGAAGGCTTGCTGTGGATCCTGCCGTGCCTGCTGGTGTCGGCCGGCTTCCTGGTGGTGTCCGAATGTGCCCGGGTGTTTGGCTTCGACCCGCAGGTGGTGACGTTCCTGGCCGGCCTGCACAATCAGATCAGCGCCGTCATCCCGCTGTTGGTGGCGGCTTCCATCGGCTACATGCTTGCGATCCAGCATCGTTTGCCGCAACTGCCGGTGGCGTTCCTGTGCCTGGCCAATGTGCTGCTGGCAACGTTTATTCTGCGTGAATATCCTCGGGCTTCGGCCACCTTCGTGCTGTTCATCGCCATTGCATCGCCGCTGTTGAATGTGCCGGCAATGGCCTGGCTGCATCGTTACCGTTGGACCCGCCTGGTCAACGAAGACCTCGTGGGGCACAACCTGCGCGGCACGATCAATATGGTGGTGCCGGGCTTCATCACCGCCTTGGCATTGGTGGCGGCTTTGTCGTTGCTGCTGCAGGTGCCTTATGTGGCGCAGCTTCAGGGGCCGCAGGTACTCGACGCCCTGCAATCGCCTTATGGCAGCGGGCTGTTTGTGACCCTGATGAATTCTTTGCTGTGGTTTTTCGGGATCCACGGTGTTTACGCCATGCAACCGTTGTTCGATGTGCTGGACCAGGCCGTGGTGCTGAACGGTGCTGCGCTGGCGGCGGGCGAGCCGATCAAGTACCTATTGAATGGCGGCTTGCTGGGCAGTTTTGCGTTTATCGGTGGCTCGGGCGGTGCGCTGTGCCTGCTGCTGGCGATACTGCTGGTCTCTAAAAGCCAGTCCATGCGCCTGTTGGCGGTGGCGAGTTTGCCGCTTTCGCTGTTCAACGTCAGTGAAGTGCTGTTGTTCGGCTTGCCGATCATCCTCAACCCGCGTTTATTCATACCGTTTTTGATCGTACCCGCATTGAACGCCACCGTGGCGTTAACCGTGGTGCAACTGGGATGGGTGTCGCCGGCGGTGGCCAGTGTTCCGTTCACCGCCCCGGTGCTCCTCAACGCCTACCTCAGTACCCAGGGCGACTTGGCGGCAGTGGCGCTGCAAGTGCTGCTGCTGGGGCTGGGCACCCTGGTGTATGCGCCGTATGTGCGCGCGATCCACCGCCAGGCCAGCGAAGGCGGCACGGTGTACCTCAAGTCCCTGGACATGACCTTCCGTGGCCTGGAGGAAAAGGGCCGGCTGCGCGAGCTGGACCCGGTGCTCGCCTCCCACAGGACCTTGGCGCGCCAGGCCAGCGAGCTGAGCCGCATCCAGCAGATCAGCGACTACGAGTTCTACCTCGAATTCCAACCGCAGGTCTCGACCCGCACCGGCCTGTGCACCGGTTGTGAAGCACTGATGCGTGCCCGTGATGCCAATGGCACGGTGCATTCACCCTGGGAGTTCCTGCAGTGGCTGGCCCAGGCGCGGTTGATGCCGGATGTGGATGTGTGGGTGGCGTCCCAGGCGGTGCGCCAATACCAGAAGTGGCGCAAGCTCGGCTTTGCATTGCCGATGACCATCAATGTTTCCAGCGCGACCCTGACCGACGCCGCTCATGGCGAGCGCCTTGTGGAGATCCTCGCCCAAGCCCACGGCCAGGTGTCGGTGGAGATTACCGAGGAAGCACTGGTCGGTGACATCCAGGTCACGCGCCGGACCATCCAGAAGCTGCAAGCCATCGGCGCCAAGGTCTATATCGATGACTTCGGCACCGGGTTTTCAGCCTTGAGTTACCTGCACCAGTTTCCGGTTGACTTCATCAAGATCGACCGCAGTTTCGTCGTGGCCCAGCACGACCCCAAGGGCGCTCAGGTCATGACCGGCATGTTGCGCTTCTGTGAAGCGCTGAACCTGGGCGTGGTGGTGGAAGGGGTGGAAACCGCCGAGCAACTGGCTTTTCTGAATACCGGCGCCGAGCTGATTATCCAGGGCTGGTATTTCAGCAAGGCGCTGCCGGGCGACCAGTTGGAGGGCTTCGTGCGTGAGCGCGCCGCCCTGGCGCAGAGCTAA
- a CDS encoding metal-dependent hydrolase, giving the protein MLPIRRDIRFALPAERIKDWHEQGPFITHFFNALSLLFPQGELFFMDSVRHYRPRIDDPELKKAVQGFIGQEAMHSREHVAYNDLLQAAGLPAHSLDRKLKFILDLQKKHLPPSFNLAVTIALEHYTAMLAEILLSDPSRFGNSLKGYQQMWYWHALEETEHKAVAFDVWNRVIKPGPLRYLLRTGTMLTTTVIFWVVVFDFHLRLLIADRKSGGHLKGFWRMLKFLYGPKGVFPRMLLPWLHYFKPGFHPWDHDNRARLAGIDELVEEIEQTPRGY; this is encoded by the coding sequence ATGTTGCCGATCCGCCGTGACATCCGTTTCGCCCTGCCCGCCGAGCGCATCAAGGACTGGCATGAACAGGGCCCGTTCATCACGCATTTCTTCAACGCCCTGTCGTTGCTGTTCCCCCAGGGCGAGCTGTTTTTCATGGACAGCGTGCGCCACTACCGTCCGCGCATCGATGATCCCGAGCTGAAAAAGGCGGTCCAGGGTTTTATCGGCCAGGAGGCCATGCACAGCCGTGAGCATGTGGCCTATAACGATCTTTTGCAGGCGGCTGGCTTGCCGGCGCACAGCCTGGACCGTAAGCTGAAATTCATCCTCGACCTGCAGAAAAAACACCTGCCGCCGTCCTTCAACCTGGCGGTGACCATTGCCCTTGAGCACTACACCGCGATGCTCGCGGAAATACTGCTGAGCGACCCGTCACGCTTCGGAAACTCACTCAAGGGTTACCAGCAAATGTGGTACTGGCACGCCCTGGAAGAAACCGAACACAAAGCCGTGGCCTTCGATGTGTGGAACCGCGTGATCAAGCCCGGGCCCCTGCGCTACTTACTGCGTACCGGAACCATGCTGACCACCACGGTGATCTTCTGGGTGGTGGTATTTGATTTCCACCTGCGCCTGCTGATTGCCGACCGCAAGTCGGGTGGGCATCTGAAGGGTTTCTGGCGCATGTTGAAATTCCTGTATGGGCCCAAGGGCGTTTTCCCCCGCATGCTGCTGCCATGGCTGCACTACTTCAAGCCTGGGTTCCACCCCTGGGACCACGACAACCGGGCACGCCTGGCGGGGATTGATGAACTGGTCGAAGAGATCGAGCAGACCCCGCGCGGGTATTAG
- a CDS encoding SDR family NAD(P)-dependent oxidoreductase codes for MKSFNGRVAAITGAASGMGRALALALAREGCHLALADKNAQGLEQTVALINTSTLAPVRVTTQALDVADRQAMEDWAARCVAEHGQVNLVFNNAGVALSSTVEGVDYADLEWIVGINFWGVVYGTKAFLPYLKACGDGHVVNTSSVFGLFAQPGMSGYNATKFAVRGFTESLRQELDLQRCGVSATCVHPGGIRTDICRSSRIDANMTGFLIHSEQQARADFEKLFITDADQAANVILQGVRKNKRRVLIGRDAYFLDLLARCMPAAYQALVVFASKRRAPKVRRPVFETNDEPRL; via the coding sequence ATGAAGTCATTCAACGGCCGCGTAGCGGCCATTACCGGCGCGGCATCGGGCATGGGACGCGCCTTGGCCCTGGCCCTGGCGCGGGAAGGTTGCCACCTGGCCCTGGCGGACAAAAACGCCCAAGGGCTGGAACAGACCGTCGCGTTGATCAACACCTCAACCCTGGCCCCCGTGCGAGTCACCACCCAGGCACTGGACGTTGCCGACCGCCAGGCCATGGAGGATTGGGCCGCGCGCTGCGTTGCCGAACATGGCCAGGTCAACCTGGTGTTCAACAATGCCGGGGTTGCGTTGTCGAGCACGGTGGAAGGTGTGGACTACGCCGACCTGGAATGGATCGTCGGCATCAATTTCTGGGGCGTTGTCTACGGCACCAAAGCGTTTTTGCCGTATTTGAAGGCCTGCGGTGATGGCCATGTGGTCAACACGTCCAGCGTGTTCGGCCTGTTTGCGCAACCGGGCATGAGCGGCTACAACGCCACCAAGTTCGCGGTGCGCGGCTTTACCGAGTCCCTGCGCCAGGAACTCGACCTGCAACGCTGCGGCGTGTCGGCCACCTGCGTGCACCCCGGCGGCATCCGCACCGACATCTGTCGCAGCAGCCGTATCGACGCGAACATGACTGGCTTCCTGATCCACAGCGAACAGCAGGCCCGCGCCGACTTCGAGAAGCTGTTCATCACCGACGCCGACCAGGCCGCCAACGTGATCCTGCAGGGCGTGCGTAAAAACAAACGTCGTGTGCTGATCGGACGCGACGCGTATTTCCTCGACCTGCTCGCCCGTTGCATGCCGGCGGCCTATCAAGCGCTGGTGGTATTCGCCAGCAAACGTAGGGCGCCCAAGGTACGCCGGCCGGTGTTTGAAACCAACGACGAACCCCGCCTCTGA
- a CDS encoding flavin-containing monooxygenase, which yields MNARSDSIDIAIIGSGFAGLCMAIKLKEAGFTDFFIAEQADSLGGTWRDNHYPGCACDVQSHVYSFSFAPNPDWTRQFAPQAEIRAYLEQCATRFELAPYLRFGMGLVRAVFDEARQRWQLSFSDGSQVSARVLVSGMGGLSRPALPDIPGLHSFKGKRFHSQQWDHDYCLKGKRVAVIGTGASAIQFVPRIAPHVAHLDLFQRTPPWIMPKPDRPISPFERWLFKHLPVTQRLVRGAFYWALEGRVVGFALHPRLMGMVQKIAVRHLHKQVPRPSLRKTLTPDYTIGCKRVLISNDYYPALSRSNVAVVTDHIARIEADGVVTADGLKHPADCLIFGTGFQATDPLPRDCIIGRGGVDLMDSWQDGAHAYKGTTVPGYPNLFLIVGPNTGLGHNSMILMIEAQVSYILDALKQMQRQRIATVDVKPAVESAYNRRLQDKLKRTIWNTGGCQSWYLDPRTGRNTTLWPGSTWRFKQITRQFALKDYAIDLQPINAPGHPVAAPHSTAEGSLS from the coding sequence ATGAATGCCCGCAGTGATTCAATCGACATTGCCATCATCGGCTCAGGCTTCGCCGGCCTGTGCATGGCGATCAAGCTCAAGGAGGCCGGGTTCACCGATTTCTTTATCGCCGAGCAGGCCGACAGCCTCGGCGGCACGTGGCGGGACAACCACTACCCGGGTTGCGCCTGCGATGTGCAGTCCCATGTGTATTCGTTTTCCTTCGCACCCAACCCGGATTGGACGCGGCAGTTCGCGCCGCAAGCGGAAATCCGTGCGTACCTGGAGCAATGCGCCACGCGCTTTGAATTGGCGCCCTACCTGCGTTTCGGCATGGGGCTTGTGCGCGCGGTGTTCGATGAAGCCCGGCAACGCTGGCAACTGAGCTTCAGCGACGGCAGCCAGGTCAGCGCACGGGTGCTGGTGTCGGGCATGGGCGGCCTGTCGCGCCCGGCGCTGCCGGATATCCCAGGGCTGCACAGCTTCAAGGGCAAGCGCTTTCACTCTCAGCAGTGGGACCACGACTATTGCTTGAAGGGCAAGCGCGTGGCGGTGATCGGCACCGGCGCCAGCGCCATTCAGTTCGTGCCGCGGATCGCGCCGCACGTGGCGCATCTGGACCTGTTCCAGCGCACCCCGCCCTGGATCATGCCCAAACCCGACCGGCCGATTTCACCGTTCGAGCGCTGGTTGTTCAAGCATTTGCCCGTCACTCAACGCCTGGTGCGTGGCGCTTTCTACTGGGCGCTGGAAGGCCGAGTGGTCGGCTTCGCCCTGCACCCACGCCTGATGGGGATGGTGCAGAAAATCGCCGTGCGCCACCTGCATAAACAAGTGCCGCGCCCTTCCCTGCGCAAGACGCTGACGCCGGACTACACCATCGGCTGCAAGCGCGTGCTGATTTCCAACGACTACTACCCGGCGTTATCGCGCAGCAATGTCGCGGTGGTCACCGATCACATAGCGCGCATCGAAGCCGATGGGGTGGTCACCGCCGACGGCCTCAAGCATCCGGCCGATTGCCTGATCTTCGGCACCGGGTTCCAGGCCACCGACCCCTTGCCACGCGACTGCATCATCGGGCGTGGCGGCGTGGACCTGATGGACAGCTGGCAAGACGGCGCCCACGCCTACAAGGGCACCACGGTGCCGGGCTACCCGAACCTGTTCCTGATCGTCGGGCCCAATACCGGCCTGGGGCATAACTCGATGATCCTGATGATCGAAGCCCAGGTGAGCTACATCCTCGACGCACTCAAGCAGATGCAGCGCCAGCGCATCGCCACCGTGGACGTCAAGCCCGCCGTGGAAAGCGCCTACAACAGACGGCTGCAAGACAAACTCAAACGAACCATCTGGAACACCGGCGGTTGCCAGAGTTGGTACCTCGACCCGCGCACCGGCAGGAACACCACCCTGTGGCCGGGCTCGACCTGGCGTTTCAAGCAGATCACCCGGCAGTTTGCGCTCAAGGACTATGCGATCGACCTGCAGCCGATCAATGCGCCCGGCCATCCGGTGGCGGCGCCCCACTCCACCGCAGAAGGCAGCCTGTCATGA
- a CDS encoding alpha/beta fold hydrolase, translated as MAEALINSGRVASSRDAEDRAMAVEWVIAAAVFIGVSTALWGFSVWMTRRIEAAVPRDGHFVQVNGERFHYYEEGKGPPLVMIHGLMGSSRNLTYALSGQLREQFRVITLDRPGSGYSTRHKGTATDLPAQARQVAAFINTLGLDKPLVLGHSLGGAISLALALDHPHAVSGLVLVAPLTHPQPTLPRVFWSLAVRPAWLRRWVSHTLTVPMGLLTRRSVVKAVFAPDTAPQDFATRGGGLLGMRPDNFYAASSEIALVNDYLPDMVKRYPQLTLPISLVYGARDKVLDFRKHGQALADKVPGLKLQLVEGRGHMLPITATARVVEAVQQLAKRLRPPETTKVLHPPFALVDK; from the coding sequence ATGGCTGAGGCCTTGATCAATTCCGGTCGGGTCGCCAGCAGCAGGGACGCAGAGGACAGAGCTATGGCTGTTGAATGGGTGATCGCTGCAGCTGTTTTTATCGGCGTAAGTACCGCGTTATGGGGATTCAGCGTCTGGATGACACGGCGTATCGAAGCGGCCGTTCCACGCGACGGGCATTTTGTGCAGGTCAATGGCGAGCGCTTTCATTACTACGAGGAGGGCAAGGGACCGCCCCTGGTGATGATTCATGGGCTGATGGGCAGCAGTCGCAACCTGACCTATGCCTTGTCCGGGCAGTTGCGCGAGCAGTTTCGCGTCATCACGCTTGACCGTCCGGGTTCGGGCTATTCCACGCGCCATAAAGGCACCGCTACGGACCTGCCGGCCCAGGCGCGGCAGGTGGCTGCGTTCATCAACACCCTGGGCCTGGATAAACCGCTGGTGCTGGGGCATTCCCTCGGTGGGGCCATTTCCCTGGCGCTGGCCCTGGACCATCCCCACGCGGTATCGGGGCTGGTATTGGTGGCGCCGCTGACCCATCCCCAACCCACGCTGCCACGGGTGTTCTGGTCATTGGCAGTGCGCCCGGCCTGGCTGCGCCGCTGGGTGTCGCATACCTTGACTGTGCCCATGGGCCTGTTGACACGCCGATCGGTAGTCAAGGCCGTGTTTGCCCCGGACACTGCCCCGCAGGACTTCGCCACCCGCGGCGGCGGGCTGCTGGGCATGCGCCCCGATAACTTCTACGCCGCGTCCAGCGAGATTGCCCTGGTCAATGACTATCTGCCGGACATGGTCAAGCGCTACCCGCAACTGACGCTGCCTATCAGCCTGGTGTATGGCGCGCGCGACAAGGTCCTGGACTTTCGCAAACACGGCCAGGCCCTCGCCGACAAGGTTCCGGGCCTCAAGCTGCAACTGGTGGAAGGGCGCGGGCATATGTTGCCGATCACCGCCACCGCGCGCGTAGTCGAAGCGGTTCAGCAGTTGGCCAAGCGGCTGCGGCCACCTGAGACCACCAAGGTTTTGCATCCGCCGTTTGCCCTGGTCGACAAATAA
- a CDS encoding alkane 1-monooxygenase — protein sequence MNQTLAAPSVWTDGKRHLWWLGIMPLATPLLSGALAITTGIQSLWWVGVLVIFGLIPLIDALLGEDVSNPPESAVSHLESQSYYRWIVYTGVLFVLSSLVITGWLAAGGIDWIIQGGLLQAAVNLEPHGALSQLARYITERTQLHGEVSGLTYLGMAMSTGAATGIAINTAHELGHKPNALEVFLAKVTLAPTFYGHFYTEHNRGHHVRVATPEDPASSRLGESFWAFLPRSVWFSARSAWNLERERLRKLGLPAWHWRNGVLSAWMYSVVLWGAMIAWLGAAVIPFLIIQGIYGFSLLEVVNYVEHYGLQRQKLPNGRYERCSPRHSWNSNRIVTNIFLFQLQRHSDHHANPTRSYQSLRHFDESPQLPYGYASMIVWAYVPYLWRRRMDHRVLSHYAGDISLANLQPSQRLKYLEKYSGAAKPF from the coding sequence ATGAATCAGACCCTGGCGGCCCCAAGCGTATGGACCGACGGCAAGCGTCACCTCTGGTGGCTGGGCATCATGCCGCTGGCCACGCCGCTGCTCTCTGGAGCCCTGGCGATCACCACCGGTATTCAGTCACTCTGGTGGGTCGGCGTGCTGGTGATTTTCGGCCTGATCCCGCTGATCGACGCCCTGCTCGGTGAAGACGTGAGCAACCCGCCCGAATCCGCCGTCAGCCATCTTGAGTCCCAAAGCTACTATCGCTGGATCGTCTATACCGGCGTGTTGTTCGTCCTCTCATCGCTGGTGATCACCGGTTGGCTGGCCGCCGGCGGGATCGACTGGATCATCCAGGGCGGCTTGTTGCAGGCGGCCGTGAACCTGGAACCGCACGGCGCGCTGTCTCAACTCGCCCGCTACATCACCGAGCGCACTCAACTGCACGGTGAAGTGAGCGGGCTGACCTACCTGGGCATGGCCATGTCGACCGGCGCCGCCACCGGCATTGCGATCAACACAGCCCATGAACTGGGCCATAAACCCAATGCGCTGGAAGTGTTCCTGGCCAAGGTCACCCTGGCTCCAACCTTCTACGGGCACTTCTACACCGAACACAACCGCGGTCATCACGTGCGCGTCGCCACGCCGGAAGACCCGGCCAGCTCGCGCCTGGGGGAGAGCTTCTGGGCGTTCCTGCCGCGCTCGGTCTGGTTCAGTGCTCGCTCGGCGTGGAACCTGGAGCGCGAACGTCTGCGCAAACTCGGCCTGCCGGCCTGGCATTGGCGCAACGGCGTGCTCAGCGCGTGGATGTACAGCGTGGTGTTGTGGGGCGCGATGATCGCCTGGCTGGGGGCGGCGGTGATCCCGTTCCTGATCATCCAGGGCATCTACGGTTTCTCGCTGCTGGAGGTGGTGAACTATGTCGAGCATTATGGGCTTCAACGCCAGAAGTTGCCCAACGGTCGCTATGAACGTTGTTCGCCTCGGCATTCATGGAACAGCAATCGGATTGTCACCAATATCTTCCTGTTCCAATTGCAGCGGCACTCCGATCACCATGCCAATCCGACCCGTAGTTATCAGTCGTTGCGCCACTTTGATGAATCGCCGCAACTTCCCTACGGCTACGCGAGCATGATTGTCTGGGCCTATGTGCCTTATCTATGGCGGCGGCGGATGGATCATCGCGTGCTTAGTCATTATGCCGGCGATATCAGCCTGGCCAATCTTCAGCCTTCGCAGCGGTTGAAGTACCTGGAGAAATACAGCGGCGCTGCCAAGCCGTTCTGA
- the praA gene encoding alkane oxidation protein activator PraA, whose translation MQSPAKFTAHIVLAALGLIAYHQAQAARIEPAGSAFTAQGPISFSKGALISADCTIKVAGNVAADGSSVNVDKVEFDGGLKCSRVEAINLPWVLVAKDTKSGSMSKISVDVHAFGLGGKCGPSTAEGTWDNATGKLEAANVPIGEDCTIKTVSIKMPPNFKVVE comes from the coding sequence ATGCAATCACCTGCCAAGTTCACTGCTCATATTGTATTGGCCGCACTGGGGCTGATCGCTTATCACCAGGCCCAGGCTGCCCGTATCGAACCGGCCGGCAGTGCCTTTACCGCCCAGGGGCCCATCAGTTTCTCCAAAGGTGCGCTGATCAGCGCCGACTGCACCATCAAGGTAGCCGGCAACGTGGCGGCCGATGGTTCATCGGTGAATGTCGACAAGGTGGAATTCGACGGCGGCCTCAAGTGCAGCCGGGTCGAAGCCATCAACTTGCCCTGGGTACTGGTCGCCAAGGATACCAAGAGCGGTTCCATGTCGAAGATCAGCGTGGACGTGCATGCGTTCGGCCTGGGCGGCAAGTGCGGGCCTTCTACCGCCGAGGGCACATGGGACAACGCCACCGGCAAGTTGGAAGCGGCCAACGTACCGATTGGCGAAGACTGCACGATCAAGACGGTGTCGATCAAGATGCCGCCGAACTTCAAGGTGGTTGAATAA
- the praB gene encoding alkane oxidation protein activator PraB has product MKSLKTLVSLSALTVCLGAASMANAATISPAGAAFSTPASTISVSSPASLNAPVNCGITFTGTVAASGASASITGATVSGGGLCAVPVLLGLPWTLTPTGTGPGVFAGTVSGVNFKIVNDCATAPTTINVTFDNSTNTLSIPSAQTVGKCKITKLDVHPNPAFTVAP; this is encoded by the coding sequence ATGAAAAGTTTGAAAACCCTCGTGTCGCTTTCTGCCCTGACGGTCTGCCTGGGCGCTGCTTCGATGGCTAACGCTGCAACCATTTCGCCGGCCGGGGCTGCGTTCAGCACGCCGGCCAGTACTATCTCGGTCAGTTCGCCTGCTTCGCTGAACGCACCAGTGAACTGTGGCATCACGTTTACCGGGACGGTCGCCGCCAGCGGCGCCAGCGCGTCGATCACCGGTGCGACAGTATCCGGAGGCGGCCTGTGTGCTGTGCCGGTATTGCTCGGTCTGCCTTGGACATTGACGCCTACAGGCACTGGTCCAGGTGTGTTCGCGGGCACGGTTTCGGGTGTCAACTTCAAGATCGTCAATGACTGCGCGACTGCACCAACGACCATCAACGTAACCTTTGACAACTCCACCAACACCTTGAGCATTCCTTCTGCGCAAACGGTCGGCAAATGCAAAATCACCAAGCTCGATGTCCATCCTAACCCGGCATTTACTGTCGCGCCTTGA